One part of the Marinobacter sp. M3C genome encodes these proteins:
- a CDS encoding Crp/Fnr family transcriptional regulator produces the protein MSQHSILHTLAPPLRQQFVEQTQVMTFPAGQVLFNPGERCHGLPLVLSGVVKVQMTGASGNSIVLYRMGANDICTLSIGCLMTGFGYRAEASVEDEAEVIMVSRALFDCLMEQSDGFRQGIMESYGRRLDDLMLLVEEVAFRRMDERLNEWLQARAERSPLLITHQDLAIELGTAREVVSRLLKELERKKRVRLARGRIDIL, from the coding sequence ATGTCGCAACACAGTATTCTGCATACTTTAGCGCCCCCGCTACGGCAGCAGTTTGTAGAGCAGACCCAAGTGATGACATTTCCGGCTGGCCAGGTTCTGTTCAATCCCGGCGAGCGCTGCCATGGCTTGCCACTGGTGCTCAGTGGCGTGGTGAAAGTGCAGATGACCGGCGCTTCCGGCAACAGCATTGTACTTTACCGCATGGGCGCGAACGATATCTGCACCCTGTCTATTGGCTGTCTAATGACCGGATTTGGCTACCGTGCAGAAGCCAGTGTAGAAGACGAAGCCGAGGTGATTATGGTGTCGCGGGCGTTGTTTGACTGTTTAATGGAGCAGTCTGACGGTTTTCGCCAGGGTATTATGGAATCTTACGGTCGCCGCCTGGACGACCTGATGCTCTTGGTCGAAGAGGTGGCTTTTCGCCGTATGGACGAACGCCTGAACGAGTGGCTGCAAGCGCGGGCTGAACGCAGCCCGCTGTTGATAACCCATCAGGATCTGGCCATTGAACTGGGCACCGCGCGGGAGGTAGTCAGCCGCCTGTTAAAAGAGCTCGAGCGTAAAAAGCGGGTGCGCCTGGCGCGGGGCCGCATTGACATACTGTGA
- a CDS encoding helix-turn-helix domain-containing protein — translation MTNDNNQTKARPFTSSTTLAKASLLLRTVAKIFPTGGTLSRIAREVGMNTATAHRLLTALAHEGLLTFDPYAKTYHVGFELLQIAESAQAVAPDLKLRHHLRPLLASIARRTEESTYLSIHANRDSVCIDLVEGTYPISANTLVAGSRRPLGVGAGAMALLAALPLKEGNQMVIKNQERYERYSGINSAEVGQGLSECRRLGFAFNSGRIVPEVAALGVAFRVPDSEHRVAISVASVVSRMHAERRQLVIDVIRDEIRQWISQTADHRTLKGSGVGNSSHHSF, via the coding sequence ATGACCAACGACAACAATCAAACGAAAGCCCGACCCTTCACTTCCAGCACAACCTTGGCGAAAGCCTCCCTGCTTTTGCGCACAGTGGCGAAAATCTTCCCGACCGGAGGCACCTTGTCCCGCATTGCCCGGGAAGTGGGAATGAACACGGCCACAGCACATCGCCTGCTGACGGCGCTAGCCCATGAAGGGTTACTCACTTTTGACCCTTACGCCAAAACCTATCATGTCGGCTTTGAGCTGTTGCAAATTGCCGAGTCCGCACAAGCGGTGGCACCGGACCTAAAGTTACGTCACCACCTGCGACCCTTGCTGGCCAGTATTGCGCGGCGCACCGAAGAATCCACCTACCTTTCCATACACGCCAACCGCGATTCCGTGTGCATCGACCTGGTCGAAGGCACGTATCCCATCAGTGCCAATACCCTCGTGGCAGGCTCGCGCAGACCTCTTGGCGTAGGTGCGGGCGCAATGGCGTTGCTGGCCGCTTTGCCTCTGAAAGAAGGTAACCAGATGGTGATAAAGAACCAGGAACGCTATGAGCGCTACTCCGGTATTAACTCAGCCGAGGTAGGGCAAGGCTTGAGCGAGTGCCGCCGATTGGGCTTTGCGTTCAACAGCGGACGTATCGTGCCGGAAGTCGCGGCGCTTGGGGTGGCTTTCAGAGTTCCGGATAGCGAGCATCGTGTCGCTATCAGTGTTGCGTCCGTGGTGTCTCGTATGCACGCCGAGCGCCGGCAACTCGTTATCGACGTCATTCGAGATGAGATTCGTCAGTGGATCTCGCAGACGGCGGATCATCGAACTTTGAAAGGAAGCGGTGTTGGGAACAGTTCCCACCATTCGTTTTAG
- a CDS encoding TAXI family TRAP transporter solute-binding subunit has product MIHSLALRRPLLTATAATVFTTMMTLGATAVSAETALPDTMTWSSYDVGSAGYAEASAIADAFGKKYGTRIRIQPSGSAIGRLQPLISERADFSFLATETFFAAEGIHDFSTRRWGPQDLRAVAGRPSSFGIFTAADANIKTLKDLKGKRFAYVAGNPSINVKCDAFLAFAGLTRDDVEAIMFPTYGNTMSALARNEADASCTTTTPSHVYELAESPRGIRWLEVPAEDKEGWARLKAVAPFFQPYTETIGAGISEENPVDILAYRYPVLTVRADTDPELVYTFIKALDETYDMYKDATAVMPRWRLSEAGTPAIDVPFHAGAIRYLKEKGIWTEEHQAWNDQRTERLNALRDAWPKALAEAEGKSDEEFAVIWEKHRMDTLSSL; this is encoded by the coding sequence ATGATTCATTCCCTTGCTCTGCGCCGCCCGTTGCTAACCGCAACCGCCGCGACTGTGTTCACCACCATGATGACCCTCGGCGCGACCGCGGTCAGCGCCGAAACCGCGCTGCCTGACACCATGACCTGGTCGTCATATGACGTTGGATCGGCAGGTTATGCCGAAGCCTCCGCCATCGCCGATGCGTTTGGTAAGAAATACGGCACCCGTATACGCATTCAACCATCAGGTTCTGCCATTGGTCGCCTGCAGCCATTGATCAGCGAACGTGCCGACTTCAGCTTCCTGGCCACCGAAACGTTTTTCGCGGCTGAAGGTATCCACGACTTCTCCACCCGCCGTTGGGGCCCTCAGGATCTTCGTGCTGTTGCTGGTCGACCGTCGTCGTTCGGTATTTTCACCGCCGCCGATGCCAATATTAAAACCCTGAAAGACTTGAAAGGTAAGCGCTTTGCCTACGTTGCAGGCAACCCGTCGATCAACGTCAAGTGCGATGCATTCCTGGCCTTTGCCGGTCTGACCCGGGACGACGTGGAAGCCATCATGTTTCCCACTTACGGCAACACCATGAGCGCACTGGCCCGCAATGAAGCGGATGCTTCCTGCACCACCACCACGCCGAGTCATGTCTACGAACTGGCCGAATCGCCCCGTGGTATTCGTTGGCTGGAAGTGCCAGCTGAAGACAAGGAAGGCTGGGCGCGCCTGAAAGCAGTAGCACCGTTCTTCCAGCCCTACACGGAGACAATTGGTGCGGGCATCAGCGAAGAAAACCCGGTGGATATCCTGGCTTACCGTTACCCGGTGCTGACCGTTCGTGCGGACACGGATCCTGAGCTTGTCTATACCTTCATCAAGGCACTGGATGAGACCTACGACATGTATAAGGACGCCACTGCGGTTATGCCCCGCTGGCGCCTGTCCGAAGCTGGCACCCCGGCTATCGATGTACCTTTCCACGCCGGCGCCATCCGTTACCTGAAAGAAAAAGGTATCTGGACCGAGGAGCACCAGGCCTGGAACGATCAGCGTACCGAACGCTTGAACGCACTGCGGGATGCTTGGCCGAAGGCCTTGGCCGAAGCGGAAGGCAAAAGCGACGAAGAGTTCGCGGTTATCTGGGAAAAGCATCGTATGGACACGTTGAGTTCCCTGTGA
- a CDS encoding TRAP transporter permease — protein sequence MKALSDVPAEPANTPESPSSRLQGVAYWCAMGLGALGLLMAINQTFNLKILGFQPLGNAYLYYLIGVFLAAAFLCFPAWSGARHRVPWYDWPLALAALGSCGYLGYHGLIMIQLGWDYMAPIEATAASAVLLVLVLEGVRRCGGWPLLAVALLFGTYPLYAGSMPGFLWGNEYGLAETIRAHVMGVESIIGIPMQVVAQLVIGFVVFGAALTITGGGEFFMRFSTALMGRSRGGPAKVSVLSSGILGSLSGSVISNILTTGPITIPTMKKTGYPAHYAAAIEACASTGGTLMPPIMGAVAFIMASFLGVPYSEIIIAAFLPALLFYLALIFQVDIYAAKRGLKGMPEADIPSMKETLKDGWPYLFSLVMLIYMLLFMRLEAYAPYYATVVLLGISMFKRRHRLNRKRALAFILDLTTSVSNLVAILAGIGLVVGGLSYTGVAGAFSRELLLYADGSIPLMLAAGAVTSFVLGMGMTVSACYIFLSILLAPALVNAGLNPLASHLFILYWGMMSYITPPVALAAITAAGVAGANASKTGLYAMRLGGILFILPFLFVLNPSLILQGPLGNILTSVVTAVTAIWLMASAMEGYLYRVGVLAWPLRILVMISGVVLIYPDIVTDVIGFSLTGLIYAWHRWVRQPVSLKPS from the coding sequence ATGAAAGCCTTATCGGACGTCCCCGCCGAACCTGCCAATACGCCTGAATCTCCTTCTAGCCGTCTCCAGGGCGTTGCCTACTGGTGCGCTATGGGTCTGGGTGCACTGGGTTTGCTGATGGCGATTAACCAAACGTTTAACCTGAAAATTCTGGGTTTCCAGCCGCTGGGCAACGCCTATCTCTATTATCTGATCGGTGTTTTTCTTGCAGCTGCCTTCCTGTGTTTTCCGGCCTGGTCGGGAGCTCGTCATCGGGTGCCCTGGTACGACTGGCCACTGGCGCTGGCGGCTCTGGGTTCTTGTGGTTACTTGGGCTACCACGGTTTGATCATGATCCAGCTGGGCTGGGATTATATGGCGCCAATCGAGGCGACTGCCGCTTCTGCGGTATTGCTGGTACTGGTGCTGGAAGGTGTTCGTCGTTGTGGTGGCTGGCCGCTGCTTGCGGTGGCGTTGCTATTCGGCACCTACCCACTTTACGCCGGCTCCATGCCCGGTTTTCTGTGGGGCAATGAATATGGCCTGGCCGAAACCATTCGTGCGCACGTTATGGGTGTCGAGAGCATTATTGGTATACCGATGCAGGTGGTGGCACAACTGGTTATCGGTTTTGTGGTGTTTGGTGCTGCGCTGACTATTACCGGCGGGGGCGAGTTTTTCATGCGCTTTTCCACCGCCCTCATGGGTCGCAGTCGCGGCGGCCCGGCCAAAGTGTCCGTGTTATCCAGTGGCATTCTTGGCAGCCTGTCAGGGAGCGTAATCTCTAACATCCTGACCACCGGCCCGATCACCATTCCCACCATGAAGAAGACTGGCTACCCCGCCCATTACGCGGCTGCGATCGAGGCTTGCGCCTCTACCGGTGGCACGCTGATGCCGCCGATTATGGGAGCGGTCGCTTTTATCATGGCGTCGTTTCTGGGGGTGCCTTACTCGGAGATCATCATTGCCGCTTTCCTACCGGCGCTGCTGTTCTATCTGGCGCTGATTTTCCAGGTTGATATCTACGCCGCCAAGCGGGGCCTCAAAGGCATGCCCGAAGCAGACATACCTAGCATGAAAGAGACCCTAAAAGACGGTTGGCCGTACCTGTTCAGCCTGGTCATGCTCATCTACATGTTGCTGTTCATGCGGTTGGAGGCCTATGCGCCTTACTACGCCACGGTAGTGCTGTTAGGCATCTCAATGTTCAAGCGCCGGCACCGACTCAATCGCAAGCGCGCGCTGGCATTTATCCTGGATCTGACCACCAGTGTTTCAAACCTGGTGGCTATTCTGGCCGGTATTGGCCTGGTGGTAGGCGGCTTGTCTTACACGGGAGTGGCCGGTGCTTTCTCCCGCGAGTTGCTGCTCTACGCCGATGGCAGTATTCCGTTGATGCTGGCGGCCGGTGCAGTGACCAGTTTTGTGCTGGGCATGGGGATGACCGTCAGTGCATGCTATATCTTCCTCTCCATCCTGCTGGCGCCCGCGCTGGTCAATGCCGGTCTAAATCCGCTGGCGAGCCATCTGTTCATTCTATATTGGGGCATGATGTCGTACATCACTCCGCCGGTAGCCCTGGCGGCGATTACCGCTGCCGGCGTTGCCGGTGCTAACGCCAGCAAAACCGGGCTGTACGCCATGCGGCTTGGGGGCATTCTGTTCATCCTGCCGTTCTTATTCGTGCTTAACCCGTCGCTGATTCTTCAAGGCCCCTTGGGTAATATTCTGACCTCTGTGGTGACGGCCGTAACCGCGATCTGGCTGATGGCCTCTGCTATGGAGGGGTACCTTTACCGGGTAGGAGTTCTGGCCTGGCCCCTGCGAATACTGGTCATGATCTCCGGTGTCGTGCTGATCTACCCCGACATCGTGACGGATGTTATTGGCTTTAGTTTGACCGGCCTAATCTACGCGTGGCACCGATGGGTGCGGCAGCCTGTATCCCTCAAACCCAGTTAA
- a CDS encoding 3-oxoacid CoA-transferase subunit A: protein MINKICESLRAAVADIEDGSVVMIGGFGNSGIPMQLIEALRLHGARELTIISNNAGTAEEGIASLLRDRLVRKMVCSFPRSSGSIWFERLYEKGEIELELVPQGTLAERIRAAGAGLGGVYTPTGYGTRLADGKETKVINGKGYVLETAMPADVALIKAHRGDAWGNLIYNTAGRNFNPIMATAARITIAEVNAVVEVGELDPEHVVTPGIFVDRVVVQEVQQHAAA from the coding sequence GTGATTAACAAAATCTGTGAATCCCTTCGGGCCGCGGTTGCCGATATCGAAGACGGCAGTGTTGTGATGATCGGCGGCTTCGGCAATTCCGGTATTCCAATGCAGCTGATCGAAGCACTTCGCCTGCACGGTGCCCGTGAGCTGACCATTATCTCCAACAATGCCGGCACCGCTGAAGAAGGCATTGCGTCGTTATTGCGTGACCGCTTGGTGCGTAAGATGGTGTGTTCGTTCCCACGCTCGTCTGGCTCGATCTGGTTTGAGCGCCTTTACGAAAAGGGTGAAATTGAGCTGGAGCTGGTACCACAGGGCACCCTCGCGGAGCGCATCCGCGCCGCCGGTGCTGGCTTGGGCGGGGTTTATACACCCACCGGTTATGGCACCCGGCTCGCCGACGGTAAAGAAACAAAGGTGATCAATGGCAAGGGCTATGTGCTGGAAACCGCCATGCCTGCCGATGTGGCACTGATCAAGGCGCACCGGGGAGATGCTTGGGGCAATTTGATCTACAACACCGCCGGTCGTAACTTCAATCCCATAATGGCGACGGCCGCCCGAATCACTATTGCGGAAGTTAACGCCGTGGTTGAGGTCGGTGAGCTTGACCCAGAACACGTGGTGACGCCGGGCATATTTGTTGATCGCGTAGTGGTTCAGGAGGTACAGCAACATGCTGCGGCTTAG
- a CDS encoding 3-oxoacid CoA-transferase subunit B, translating into MLRLSTNEMASRVAQDIPDGAYVNLGIGMPTSVSNYVSDDKQVIYQSENGILGVGPAPEPDKIDPDLINAGKQYVTLLKGGCYFDNAESFAMMRGGHLDIAVLGAFQVSATGDLANWATNDDKFPPAVGGAMDLAVGAKQLFVLMRHTTKTDEPKILEQCEYPLTGAGVVKRIYTDLAVIDVTDEGLRVRELYGDNTLAEVQALTAATLLPPL; encoded by the coding sequence ATGCTGCGGCTTAGTACGAATGAGATGGCGAGTCGGGTGGCCCAAGACATTCCGGATGGCGCCTATGTGAATCTTGGCATTGGCATGCCAACCTCGGTTTCCAACTATGTATCTGATGATAAACAGGTTATTTATCAAAGTGAAAATGGTATTCTCGGCGTGGGGCCGGCTCCAGAGCCTGATAAAATTGATCCGGATCTGATCAATGCCGGCAAGCAGTATGTGACCCTGCTCAAGGGCGGCTGCTACTTCGACAACGCCGAATCCTTCGCGATGATGCGCGGCGGCCATCTGGACATTGCGGTACTGGGTGCGTTTCAGGTTTCGGCGACCGGCGATCTCGCCAATTGGGCCACCAACGACGACAAGTTTCCACCCGCTGTTGGCGGCGCCATGGATCTGGCGGTGGGTGCAAAACAGTTGTTCGTGCTGATGCGCCACACCACAAAGACCGACGAGCCCAAGATTCTGGAACAGTGTGAGTACCCACTGACCGGAGCAGGCGTGGTCAAGCGCATCTACACCGATCTCGCGGTTATTGATGTCACCGACGAGGGTTTGCGGGTGCGGGAATTGTATGGTGACAATACCCTGGCTGAGGTTCAGGCATTGACCGCAGCGACGTTGCTACCGCCGTTATAG
- a CDS encoding DUF2892 domain-containing protein has product MSVNMGSADRIIRALIGIVLLALVFVGPQTPWGWIGVVPLATALIGNCPAYSLLGIKTCKTQ; this is encoded by the coding sequence ATGAGCGTTAATATGGGATCTGCAGATAGAATCATTCGCGCACTCATCGGCATTGTGCTACTAGCACTGGTATTTGTCGGCCCGCAAACGCCTTGGGGCTGGATTGGTGTTGTACCCTTGGCCACCGCGCTGATCGGTAACTGCCCGGCCTATTCACTGCTCGGCATCAAAACCTGCAAAACGCAGTAA
- a CDS encoding LysR family transcriptional regulator produces MPPELKIQQLRYVIAVVEEGSFHAASRRLHRTQPALSMAVRELEQKLGQNLLERGSKVRLTPFGEYCLPRFRDLVNQHDRMARDVAAHADGREGHIHIATVPSVASRIMPSFLARFITRFPDVNISLHDENAHYVCQMVANGEVDLGITSLWQNSEELHYSHLFEDKIGVVCRRDHALAQDTTLDWQRLRGEKLIGNGTSRLLMNTAAAELVENSAFYISNMISLLAMLEAGAGVTTLPRLAFPEQSASLCFIPLHNPDVVRRIGVVKSANRTLAPAAQAMEAFVLEQLRVDVV; encoded by the coding sequence ATGCCGCCCGAGCTTAAAATACAGCAGTTGCGCTACGTGATTGCGGTGGTGGAGGAGGGCAGTTTTCACGCTGCGTCACGGCGCTTGCACCGTACCCAGCCGGCGTTGTCGATGGCGGTGCGGGAGCTTGAGCAAAAGTTGGGGCAGAATTTGCTGGAACGGGGCAGCAAGGTGCGTCTGACGCCGTTTGGTGAATACTGCCTGCCAAGATTTCGCGATCTGGTGAACCAGCACGACCGCATGGCACGGGACGTGGCCGCTCACGCCGATGGCCGTGAGGGGCACATTCACATTGCTACGGTGCCGTCGGTGGCCAGCCGAATCATGCCGTCGTTTCTGGCGCGCTTTATTACCCGCTTTCCCGATGTGAATATTAGCCTGCACGACGAGAACGCCCATTATGTGTGCCAGATGGTGGCTAACGGCGAGGTGGACCTGGGAATTACCAGTCTGTGGCAAAACAGTGAAGAGCTGCACTATAGCCATTTGTTCGAGGACAAAATTGGCGTGGTGTGTCGCCGTGACCACGCCCTGGCCCAGGACACAACATTGGACTGGCAGCGCCTACGCGGCGAAAAGCTGATTGGTAATGGCACCTCGCGGTTGTTGATGAACACCGCGGCGGCCGAGTTGGTGGAGAACAGCGCCTTTTATATATCGAATATGATTTCTTTGCTGGCGATGCTTGAAGCCGGAGCCGGCGTGACCACCCTGCCGCGGCTGGCGTTCCCCGAGCAGAGCGCCAGCTTGTGTTTTATCCCGCTGCACAATCCGGACGTGGTGCGCCGCATTGGCGTGGTGAAATCCGCCAACCGCACCTTGGCGCCGGCAGCCCAGGCAATGGAAGCGTTTGTGCTGGAGCAGTTGCGAGTGGATGTGGTGTAG
- a CDS encoding aldehyde dehydrogenase family protein, with amino-acid sequence MSTSHPLYINGQWVTGAKRITNSSPSDLTDVIGEYDQANAEQTQQAISAARKGFAQWSKSGLEQRYKALMAIGDELIARQQELGELLSREEGKPLAEGKGEVYRSGQFFHYYAAEVLRQIDERADSVRPGVEIDVRREPLGVVGIISPWNFPMATAVWKIAPALAFGNAVVFKPANLVPASAWALTEIISRQEFPAGTFNLVMGSGGETGEALINSPQIQALTFTGSLEVGRRIASATVANLVKCQLEMGSKNALIVVDDADVDLAVEAAFNGSYSGSGQKCTASSRLIVTDAVHDEFVSKLIARLEKATVGHALHEGVQIGPIADKRQLDSNMAWIERAQADGATLAFGGNRVDMATEGYYMEPALFTNTTNDMAINRDEVFGPIACVIRVADYEAALDTLNDTQYGLTAGIITNSLKLASDFKARAETGCVMVNLPTAGTDYHVPFGGRKNSSFGPREQGQYAREFYTVVKTCYVRA; translated from the coding sequence ATGAGCACGTCCCACCCACTTTATATTAATGGCCAATGGGTCACCGGCGCCAAGCGCATCACCAACTCCAGCCCGTCTGACCTTACCGATGTGATCGGCGAGTACGACCAAGCCAACGCCGAACAAACCCAACAGGCCATTAGCGCCGCCCGAAAGGGTTTTGCGCAATGGAGTAAAAGCGGGTTGGAACAGCGCTACAAAGCCCTGATGGCCATTGGCGACGAGTTGATTGCGCGCCAGCAGGAACTGGGTGAATTACTATCGCGGGAAGAAGGTAAACCCCTAGCTGAAGGCAAAGGCGAAGTGTACCGCTCCGGTCAGTTTTTCCATTACTACGCCGCCGAAGTGCTGCGGCAGATTGACGAGCGTGCAGACTCCGTGCGGCCGGGCGTAGAAATTGACGTTCGCCGCGAGCCGTTGGGCGTGGTGGGCATTATCAGCCCGTGGAACTTCCCCATGGCCACCGCCGTGTGGAAAATTGCACCGGCTCTGGCGTTTGGTAACGCCGTCGTCTTTAAGCCCGCCAACCTGGTACCCGCCAGCGCCTGGGCGCTGACTGAAATCATCAGCCGCCAGGAATTTCCGGCAGGCACGTTTAACCTGGTGATGGGTTCCGGCGGCGAAACCGGTGAAGCCCTGATCAACAGCCCGCAGATTCAGGCCCTGACCTTTACCGGCTCCCTGGAAGTAGGTCGCCGCATAGCGTCTGCCACCGTCGCCAATCTGGTGAAGTGCCAGTTGGAAATGGGTTCTAAAAACGCATTGATCGTGGTTGACGATGCCGACGTAGATCTGGCTGTAGAAGCCGCCTTTAACGGCTCTTATTCCGGCAGCGGTCAAAAGTGCACCGCCTCTTCACGCCTAATTGTGACCGATGCCGTTCACGACGAGTTTGTCAGCAAGTTGATCGCCCGCCTGGAAAAAGCCACTGTTGGTCACGCCCTGCACGAAGGCGTTCAGATTGGCCCCATTGCTGACAAACGCCAGCTAGATTCCAACATGGCGTGGATTGAACGCGCCCAGGCCGACGGCGCTACCCTGGCCTTTGGCGGCAACCGCGTTGACATGGCAACCGAAGGCTATTACATGGAGCCCGCGCTGTTCACCAACACCACCAACGACATGGCTATTAACCGCGACGAAGTGTTCGGCCCTATCGCCTGCGTTATCCGCGTGGCGGATTATGAAGCCGCGCTGGACACTCTGAACGACACCCAATACGGCCTGACCGCGGGCATTATCACCAACTCTCTGAAGCTGGCATCAGATTTCAAAGCCCGTGCCGAAACCGGTTGTGTGATGGTGAACCTGCCCACTGCGGGCACCGACTATCACGTGCCTTTTGGTGGACGTAAGAACTCCAGCTTTGGCCCCCGCGAACAAGGCCAGTACGCGCGCGAGTTCTACACCGTGGTAAAAACCTGCTACGTGCGGGCATAA
- a CDS encoding membrane dipeptidase, giving the protein MLTIDGLQYSNWSREIFEQMRAGGVTAVHATLVYHENTRETLTRFGEWNRRFEQHADLIMPVYEPADIERARASNRIGVFFGAQNCSPIEDDIDMIAVMRRMGLMIMQLTYNNQSLLATGCYEAEDNGITRFGRQAIAEMNRTGMIIDMSHSSEKSTLDAIELSTRPVIISHANPSSFHAAKRNKSDKVLKAIADSGGLLGFSVYPFHLKDGPDCTLESFCGMVADTAELMGIDHIGLGTDLCQGQPQSVLDWMRNGRWSKEMDFGEGNKGNAGWPRPLTWFQDNRDFPAIIDGLQKKGFSDIDVQKIMGLNWLKQLEDGTTPAS; this is encoded by the coding sequence ATGCTGACCATAGACGGACTGCAATACTCCAACTGGTCCCGTGAGATATTCGAGCAAATGCGCGCCGGCGGTGTTACCGCCGTGCACGCCACCTTGGTATACCACGAGAACACACGCGAAACCCTGACCCGGTTTGGCGAGTGGAACCGGCGTTTTGAACAACACGCCGATTTAATCATGCCAGTCTATGAGCCGGCAGACATTGAACGTGCTCGCGCCAGCAACCGCATCGGCGTTTTCTTCGGTGCGCAAAACTGCTCGCCGATTGAAGACGACATCGACATGATTGCGGTCATGCGCCGTATGGGCCTGATGATCATGCAGCTGACGTACAACAACCAAAGCCTGTTGGCGACCGGTTGCTACGAGGCTGAAGACAACGGCATCACCCGCTTTGGGCGCCAAGCCATCGCGGAAATGAACCGTACCGGCATGATCATCGACATGTCCCACAGCTCGGAAAAATCCACGCTGGACGCCATTGAATTGTCGACTCGGCCGGTGATTATTTCCCACGCCAACCCCTCGTCGTTCCATGCGGCCAAACGTAATAAGTCAGACAAGGTTCTGAAAGCTATCGCCGACAGCGGCGGCCTGCTGGGTTTTTCGGTGTATCCGTTCCACTTGAAAGACGGGCCGGACTGCACACTGGAAAGCTTCTGCGGCATGGTGGCCGATACCGCCGAACTGATGGGCATCGACCATATTGGGCTGGGCACGGATTTGTGCCAAGGCCAACCGCAATCAGTACTGGACTGGATGCGCAACGGACGCTGGTCCAAGGAAATGGATTTTGGCGAAGGCAACAAAGGCAACGCCGGCTGGCCGCGGCCATTAACATGGTTTCAGGACAATCGCGATTTTCCTGCCATTATTGATGGATTGCAAAAAAAAGGATTCAGCGACATTGACGTGCAAAAAATCATGGGCCTGAATTGGCTTAAACAACTTGAAGACGGCACCACGCCGGCGTCTTGA